One part of the Vicia villosa cultivar HV-30 ecotype Madison, WI linkage group LG6, Vvil1.0, whole genome shotgun sequence genome encodes these proteins:
- the LOC131612460 gene encoding LOB domain-containing protein 29-like yields the protein MMTGSGSPCGACKFLRRKCIRGCVFAPYFCHEQGATHFAAIHKVFGASNVSKLLAHLPVTDRCEAAVTISYEAQARLQDPIYGCVSHIFALQQQVVNLQAQLAYMREQAAQRCLNTSFSENPNEKNFVKPSTILPQDFQSWFQMENDSNMSPQFDPNLSSSTTNLSTTPQYYNGNATTLMDLNPIMGNYENSGTLEESISSFCNFEERCNNSMSCHDMQRQWAFHEMNNFQ from the exons ATGATGACTGGTTCTGGTTCTCCTTGTGGAGCTTGTAAATTCTTGAGGAGAAAATGCATTAGAGGTTGTGTTTTTGCACCTTACTTTTGCCATGAACAAGGTGCTACTCATTTTGCAGCTATTCATAAGGTCTTTGGTGCAAGTAATGTTTCAAAACTTCTTGCACACCTCCCTGTGACTGATCGCTGTGAAGCTGCTGTCACAATCTCTTATGAAGCTCAAGCTAGACTTCAAGATCCAATTTATGGATGTGTTTCTCATATTTTTGCACTTCAACAACAG GTGGTAAATTTACAAGCACAACTAGCTTATATGAGAGAACAAGCAGCTCAAAGGTGTCTCAATACTTCATTCTCTGAAAACCCTAATGAGAAAAACTTTGTAAAACCTAGTACTATTCTCCCTCAAGATTTTCAAAGTTGGTTCCAAATGGAAAATGATTCCAACATGAGTCCTCAATTTGATCCCAACTTGTCCTCCTCCACTACTAATCTCTCAACAACACCACAATATTATAATGGGAATGCAACCACTCTCATGGACCTAAACCCTATAATGGGAAACTATGAAAATTCAGGAACTTTAGAAGAAAGCATCTCATCATTTTGTAACTTTGAAGAGAGATGTAATAACTCAATGTCCTGTCATGACATGCAAAGGCAGTGGGCCTTTCATGAAATGAATAATTTTCAGTAA